From a single Gammaproteobacteria bacterium genomic region:
- the pssA gene encoding CDP-diacylglycerol--serine O-phosphatidyltransferase, whose translation MTEQTNPSKQLASSPQRGIYLLPNLLTTAALFAGFYAIVAAMKGHFESSAMAIFVAMIADGLDGRVARLTNTQSDFGAQYDSLADMVGFGIAPALVIYSWSLYTLGKLGWLVAFLYTAAAALRLARFNTQASDKEYFQGFSSTSSAGMIASTVWLGANYGISGPFFAMGMAILTILVAALMVSTIRYYSFKAFDFKGRVPFITVVVTLFLFVAIAMQPAEMLFGIFSIYIISGPLITLWKLRRMRKIKREAPIKR comes from the coding sequence ATGACTGAACAGACTAATCCGTCCAAGCAACTTGCGAGCTCCCCGCAGCGCGGGATTTATCTCCTACCCAATTTGCTGACAACTGCCGCTTTATTTGCAGGTTTTTATGCAATTGTGGCTGCTATGAAAGGTCACTTTGAATCTTCCGCCATGGCTATTTTTGTTGCGATGATTGCAGATGGTTTGGATGGCCGTGTAGCGCGTTTAACAAATACACAAAGTGATTTTGGTGCGCAATATGATAGTTTGGCGGATATGGTTGGATTTGGAATTGCCCCTGCTTTAGTCATCTATAGTTGGTCTTTATATACCTTGGGGAAGTTGGGTTGGCTCGTTGCCTTCTTGTATACCGCGGCTGCTGCATTGCGACTTGCGCGTTTCAATACCCAAGCGAGCGATAAAGAATATTTTCAAGGGTTCTCTTCAACCTCTTCAGCCGGAATGATTGCAAGCACCGTGTGGCTCGGTGCAAATTATGGAATTTCTGGACCTTTCTTTGCAATGGGGATGGCTATTCTAACTATCCTTGTGGCTGCGTTAATGGTGAGTACTATTCGATATTACAGCTTCAAAGCTTTTGATTTTAAAGGGCGAGTTCCTTTTATTACAGTGGTGGTTACCCTTTTTCTTTTTGTTGCAATTGCAATGCAACCGGCTGAAATGTTATTTGGAATTTTTTCCATTTATATTATTTCAGGACCGCTCATTACCTTATGGAAGCTGCGGCGCATGCGAAAGATAAAGCGAGAGGCGCCGATCAAGCGATAA
- a CDS encoding RluA family pseudouridine synthase, with protein sequence MPLAPKKLQKKGQVRIVNVENDFIGQRIDNYLIRMLKGLPKTHLYRLLRKGEIRVNKKRIGPDYRLAVGDSIRLPPLYLEEAGKLKPPAAATTQKLIDSVLYEDKNLLILNKPPHMSVHAGNTVRLGIIETLKFHYTKLPHLELAHRLDSETSGCLILAKKRGILKEIHTLLREGKMIKKYWALTKGEWNENQLEVDFPLEKHYRQGGRHVVEVTGEGKSALTHFKVLQNFPGCQLVEATLFTGRTHQIRVHAAHSGHPIAGDDRYGESEFNKFVQKIGLKRMFLHARVIEFTLPSLNQEIRVQAPLDPELEEALSALKRLT encoded by the coding sequence ATGCCCTTAGCACCAAAAAAGCTTCAGAAAAAAGGTCAAGTTCGTATTGTGAACGTCGAAAATGATTTTATTGGCCAGCGTATTGATAATTATTTGATCAGAATGCTTAAAGGTTTGCCAAAAACACATCTTTATCGATTGCTTCGGAAAGGAGAAATTAGAGTAAATAAAAAAAGAATTGGGCCCGATTATCGTCTGGCAGTGGGTGATTCCATACGTTTGCCGCCTCTCTATTTAGAAGAAGCCGGCAAATTAAAACCGCCGGCTGCAGCGACCACCCAAAAGTTAATTGATAGTGTTCTGTATGAGGATAAAAATCTTTTAATTCTAAACAAGCCCCCGCATATGTCGGTGCACGCAGGAAATACGGTTCGACTCGGTATCATAGAAACATTGAAATTTCATTATACGAAACTGCCGCATCTCGAATTAGCGCATCGTCTCGATTCAGAAACATCAGGGTGTCTCATTCTTGCGAAGAAAAGAGGCATTCTGAAAGAGATTCATACGTTATTACGCGAAGGCAAAATGATAAAGAAATATTGGGCTCTAACGAAAGGGGAATGGAATGAAAATCAATTGGAAGTAGATTTTCCACTTGAAAAGCATTATCGCCAAGGCGGTCGACATGTGGTTGAAGTTACAGGCGAAGGGAAATCTGCTTTGACCCACTTTAAGGTTTTACAAAACTTTCCCGGGTGTCAATTGGTAGAAGCAACGCTCTTTACCGGAAGAACCCACCAAATTCGCGTGCATGCAGCCCATTCAGGCCATCCTATTGCAGGTGATGATCGTTATGGAGAAAGCGAGTTTAATAAATTTGTACAAAAAATAGGCTTAAAGAGAATGTTTTTACACGCAAGAGTGATAGAATTTACTTTGCCTTCATTGAATCAAGAGATTAGAGTACAAGCCCCACTTGATCCTGAATTAGAAGAAGCCCTCTCTGCGCTTAAAAGATTGACGTAG
- a CDS encoding Rne/Rng family ribonuclease, which produces MNRMLINATHKDEELRIALATGQFLYDLIIESTSREQKQSNIYKGKVTRIEPSLEAAFVDYGEERHGFLPLKEVSRSCFRNDYRETNRRPSIIEVLEEGQELIVQVEKEERGNKGAALTTFITLPGCYLVLMPNNPRAGGVSRRIEGDERDELHDVLSALQVPDGMGLIIRTAGGGRSQEELQWDLEILLRLWDVVQQAASERSASFLIYQEGNAVIRALRDYLRKDIDEILIDHPDVYQDVVNHLKLIRPDFVNRVKLYKDPTPLFTRFQIESQIESAFQRDVRLPSGGSIIIDHTEALVSIDINSAKSTKGGDIEETAFMTNLEAANEIARQLRLRDIGGLIVIDYIDMTPIRNQREVEERLKKALSMDRARVQVGRISRFGLLEMSRQRLRPSLGESSRVTCPRCLGQGTIRGIESLGLSVIRIIEEEALKENTAQVRTILPSEIAAYLLNEKRQAIIDIEKRQKVAVIVVPSVHLLTPQYEVERIRISDLTEKDEKLASYKLALRPEISTQASATLTQKAHQEPAIKNIPLEEMPAPASYATSSTQQPMAKGEPGLIKKLFNFLFEKKEEEPTDTERGGSSDSRGGTGVRRTHPANRRKTGPGRHNQRSRGRGGRNTSGSRNYEQRDRTKESREQTEQRDHREPATEPRDTNPHRELKPAREQQQRDGRPAREHRDNRPHREPRHQQHREQRDFKESQTSPDQPTEHQDLKLTPLPLQNESREAPAQDQIVEQRETRPVRDHHREPRGPRQHRENWNSREKRNTQDAAKNQGVSQESPLSDREHHSTTNFTSIPAASQSNHEVMPKNDSAIQEPGMRTADSITPVNIIIDNEVASTGTSQEGSTAAPLRKHRPNFNQRRHHRHRRDNKNESKESSREGEDNYTQKNKSDDDI; this is translated from the coding sequence ATGAACAGAATGTTAATTAACGCGACTCACAAAGATGAGGAGTTGCGTATTGCTTTGGCTACGGGCCAATTTTTGTATGACCTTATTATTGAGTCAACTTCGCGAGAACAAAAACAATCTAATATTTATAAAGGCAAAGTAACTCGCATTGAGCCTAGTTTAGAAGCAGCCTTTGTTGATTATGGTGAAGAACGACATGGCTTCTTACCTTTAAAAGAAGTATCGCGCTCTTGTTTCAGAAATGATTACCGAGAAACTAATCGCAGACCAAGCATTATAGAAGTGCTTGAAGAAGGGCAAGAGCTGATTGTCCAAGTTGAGAAAGAAGAGCGCGGCAATAAAGGGGCTGCGCTTACTACCTTTATTACCCTCCCTGGTTGCTATCTCGTGTTAATGCCTAATAATCCGCGCGCAGGCGGGGTGTCACGACGTATTGAAGGTGATGAACGAGATGAACTTCACGATGTATTAAGTGCATTGCAAGTTCCAGATGGTATGGGTTTAATTATTCGAACTGCCGGTGGTGGTCGATCTCAAGAAGAATTGCAATGGGATTTAGAAATACTGTTAAGGCTCTGGGACGTGGTACAGCAAGCAGCCAGCGAGCGTTCTGCATCATTTCTTATTTACCAAGAAGGTAATGCGGTTATTCGTGCATTACGAGATTATTTACGCAAAGATATCGATGAAATTTTAATTGATCATCCGGATGTTTATCAAGATGTTGTAAATCATCTCAAACTTATTCGTCCTGATTTTGTAAATCGCGTGAAGCTTTATAAAGACCCAACCCCCCTCTTTACCCGCTTTCAAATTGAAAGTCAGATTGAATCTGCATTTCAACGTGATGTCAGATTGCCTTCTGGCGGTTCCATTATTATTGATCATACCGAGGCTCTCGTTTCCATCGATATCAATTCAGCTAAATCGACTAAAGGTGGTGACATTGAAGAAACTGCTTTCATGACTAACCTGGAAGCTGCAAATGAAATTGCGCGTCAACTTCGCTTGCGTGATATCGGCGGATTGATTGTGATCGATTACATTGATATGACGCCCATCCGTAATCAACGAGAAGTTGAAGAACGATTAAAGAAAGCATTATCGATGGATCGCGCGCGCGTTCAAGTCGGAAGAATTTCTCGCTTTGGGTTATTAGAAATGTCGCGTCAACGATTACGACCCTCGCTGGGAGAATCAAGCCGCGTGACCTGTCCGCGCTGCCTGGGACAAGGCACCATCCGCGGAATCGAATCACTCGGTTTATCAGTCATTAGAATTATTGAAGAAGAAGCATTAAAAGAAAATACAGCTCAAGTTCGTACTATTTTACCTTCGGAAATTGCAGCTTATCTTTTGAATGAAAAACGCCAAGCCATTATTGATATTGAAAAGCGTCAAAAAGTGGCGGTGATAGTTGTACCAAGCGTCCATTTACTAACCCCTCAATATGAAGTTGAACGCATCCGTATTTCTGACTTAACGGAAAAAGATGAAAAACTCGCGAGTTATAAATTAGCACTTCGACCGGAAATTTCTACGCAAGCCTCAGCAACACTCACTCAAAAAGCACATCAAGAACCTGCAATTAAAAATATTCCTTTAGAGGAAATGCCTGCGCCTGCAAGTTATGCAACGAGCAGTACGCAACAACCGATGGCCAAAGGTGAGCCAGGTTTAATAAAGAAATTATTTAACTTTTTATTTGAAAAGAAAGAGGAAGAACCTACTGATACAGAGCGCGGTGGCAGTAGCGATTCAAGAGGGGGAACGGGTGTACGTCGAACCCATCCAGCTAACCGCCGAAAAACAGGTCCAGGACGTCATAATCAAAGAAGCAGAGGACGGGGAGGACGTAATACTTCTGGATCTCGGAATTACGAACAGCGTGATCGCACCAAAGAAAGTCGAGAACAAACGGAACAACGTGATCACCGCGAACCAGCCACCGAACCTCGCGATACAAATCCCCATCGCGAATTGAAGCCTGCACGTGAGCAACAACAACGCGACGGAAGACCAGCACGTGAGCACCGTGACAACCGCCCTCACCGTGAACCGCGTCATCAACAACATCGTGAACAAAGAGATTTTAAAGAATCGCAAACTTCTCCCGACCAACCGACAGAACATCAGGATTTGAAGCTGACTCCTTTGCCCCTTCAAAATGAATCGAGGGAGGCGCCAGCCCAGGATCAAATTGTTGAGCAGCGCGAAACAAGACCCGTTCGTGATCACCATCGTGAACCACGTGGACCGAGACAACATAGAGAAAACTGGAATTCACGGGAAAAACGCAATACGCAAGATGCTGCTAAAAACCAAGGAGTTTCTCAAGAGTCACCTCTGAGTGATAGGGAGCATCATTCAACGACTAACTTCACCTCTATTCCTGCAGCATCGCAATCAAATCATGAAGTCATGCCAAAAAATGATTCCGCCATCCAGGAACCAGGGATGCGTACAGCTGATTCAATTACACCCGTCAATATTATTATTGATAATGAAGTTGCTTCTACAGGTACGAGTCAAGAGGGTTCTACAGCAGCCCCTTTACGCAAACATCGTCCGAACTTCAATCAACGCCGACATCATCGACATCGTCGTGATAATAAAAATGAATCAAAAGAGTCGTCGCGTGAAGGAGAAGATAACTACACGCAGAAAAATAAAAGCGACGACGATATCTAA
- a CDS encoding Trm112 family protein: protein MDKTLLEILACPVCKGELIYDANAQELLCRFDRLAYPIIDAIPVMLESRARRMSSDEE, encoded by the coding sequence ATGGATAAAACATTACTTGAAATATTAGCTTGTCCCGTTTGTAAAGGGGAGTTAATTTATGATGCTAATGCTCAAGAGTTACTCTGTCGATTTGATCGTTTAGCTTATCCAATTATTGACGCTATTCCTGTAATGCTTGAAAGTCGCGCGCGAAGAATGAGTAGCGACGAAGAGTAA
- a CDS encoding uracil-DNA glycosylase, with the protein MKKFHLEVVHPSWRECIEQGLETLDFHYLQTLYDSEDWLPGHEYIFNAFTLPVSKVQYVLFGESPYPRKKSAIGYAFWDGDVDEIWSPTGLSKKVNRATSLRNIVKMMLLAEGLLNPNKLSQEDIAALDKSHLIQTNQQLFENFQRHGILLLNACPVLQKTSRLKDARAWKPFLATILKFLIKNNPNVKFIYLGKIANNIEPLVQSLHPPALKVEHPYNHSFITNFKVLDFFKPLHLLKK; encoded by the coding sequence ATGAAAAAATTTCATTTAGAAGTTGTTCACCCTTCCTGGCGTGAATGCATAGAACAAGGATTAGAGACTTTAGACTTTCATTATTTACAAACGCTCTATGACTCTGAGGATTGGCTTCCCGGTCATGAGTATATTTTTAACGCCTTCACGCTGCCTGTCTCAAAGGTTCAATATGTTCTTTTTGGAGAGTCGCCTTATCCTCGCAAAAAGTCTGCCATCGGTTATGCCTTCTGGGATGGTGATGTTGATGAAATATGGTCACCCACGGGTCTTAGTAAGAAAGTTAACCGAGCGACTTCTTTGCGAAATATTGTAAAGATGATGCTTTTAGCTGAAGGCCTCTTAAATCCTAACAAATTAAGCCAGGAAGATATTGCGGCTTTGGATAAATCGCATCTGATTCAGACGAACCAACAGTTATTTGAAAATTTTCAGCGTCATGGTATTTTGCTACTTAATGCCTGTCCAGTCTTGCAAAAAACCTCACGACTTAAGGACGCTCGAGCTTGGAAGCCCTTTTTAGCTACAATTCTTAAGTTTTTAATCAAAAATAATCCAAATGTTAAATTTATATATTTAGGTAAAATTGCAAACAATATCGAGCCACTTGTTCAATCCTTACATCCACCCGCTTTAAAGGTTGAACATCCCTACAATCATTCATTTATCACTAATTTCAAGGTATTAGATTTTTTTAAACCTTTACATTTGCTCAAAAAATAA
- a CDS encoding response regulator transcription factor, giving the protein MRILLVEDDELLGEGTRKGLTQDGYTVDWVKDGTLADQALKTEKFDLIVLDLGLPKIPGITVLQNLRERGDTTPVLILTARESIEDRVKGLDSGADDYLTKPFDLFELCARLRALQRRFASRAAPLLVHNDITLDPASHTVSFKNEPINLSRREFALLHVLLENAGRVLSREHLTQSLYGWGEEVDSNALEVHVHNLRKRFGQEFIRTVRGIGYTIEKSKDDK; this is encoded by the coding sequence ATGCGCATACTTCTCGTAGAGGATGATGAGTTACTTGGTGAAGGCACGCGTAAAGGATTAACCCAGGACGGTTACACCGTTGACTGGGTCAAAGATGGAACATTAGCAGATCAAGCCTTAAAGACAGAAAAATTTGATTTGATAGTGTTAGATCTTGGTTTACCTAAAATTCCTGGTATTACAGTATTACAAAATCTTCGTGAACGCGGTGATACCACGCCTGTTCTCATTTTAACAGCACGTGAATCTATTGAGGATCGCGTTAAAGGCCTTGATAGTGGCGCTGATGACTATCTCACTAAACCTTTCGACTTATTTGAATTGTGTGCTCGTTTACGCGCATTACAACGACGTTTTGCATCACGTGCTGCGCCTTTATTGGTTCACAACGATATTACCTTGGACCCGGCCTCGCATACTGTTTCTTTTAAAAATGAGCCCATTAATTTATCAAGACGCGAATTTGCCTTGTTGCATGTCTTACTTGAGAATGCAGGCAGGGTTTTATCTCGTGAACATCTAACTCAATCTTTGTATGGATGGGGAGAGGAAGTTGATAGTAACGCACTGGAAGTCCATGTTCATAATTTACGCAAGCGGTTTGGCCAAGAATTTATTCGAACTGTTCGAGGAATTGGTTACACTATAGAAAAAAGTAAAGATGATAAATGA
- a CDS encoding two-component sensor histidine kinase: MIKSIRYFLLISLLISITLASAINGIGNYLLDEQVVQPYLDAQLVRFSTLIDILNQSTSANTKVRSDIISYLLKKQPITGQQFLFQVWSKDGKLLMHSANQAHIDLKDVPLGFSDKILKNNDWRIYSVFDNKMNAKIIVAELYNLRRELADDIARSNANILLITYPVFGILVWIIVSFALRSVSRVTTEISNRASTFLEPVQLTEIPVEIKPLVAELNQLFIRLKLAFERNKRFAADAAHELRTPLAALKTHVQVALKTDNDIDRNKALQKVIESVDRSSHVVAQLLTLSRLGEEDALTDVKPMDLHKIATEIIAYLAMHALEKNIEIELAPAPSDSLIIGNDTGIGILIRNVVDNAIRYTPTDGSVKVLIIDTGTQVILRVIDTGTGIPLELRERVFERFYRILGTKASGSGLGLAIVSQIAKLHHAKIRLSTPTSGKGLQFDVAFPKYHA; the protein is encoded by the coding sequence ATGATCAAATCGATAAGATACTTCTTACTGATCAGCCTCTTGATCAGTATTACTCTTGCTTCTGCAATTAATGGTATTGGCAATTACCTTCTTGACGAACAAGTTGTTCAACCCTATCTTGACGCCCAGTTAGTTCGATTTTCAACGCTCATCGATATACTTAACCAATCAACTTCGGCTAATACTAAAGTTCGCTCTGACATCATTAGCTATCTACTAAAAAAACAACCGATTACAGGTCAGCAGTTTTTATTTCAAGTATGGAGTAAAGACGGAAAGTTACTGATGCATTCTGCCAATCAAGCACATATCGATTTAAAAGATGTGCCGTTAGGCTTTAGCGACAAAATACTCAAGAATAATGATTGGCGAATTTACAGCGTTTTTGACAATAAAATGAATGCAAAAATTATCGTGGCTGAACTCTATAATTTACGGCGTGAATTAGCTGACGACATTGCCCGCAGCAATGCTAATATCCTTCTTATCACCTACCCTGTTTTTGGTATTTTGGTTTGGATTATTGTTAGTTTCGCACTCCGCTCTGTCAGCCGTGTTACGACAGAAATTTCAAATCGAGCTTCAACTTTTCTTGAACCTGTGCAACTTACAGAAATTCCAGTTGAAATTAAGCCGTTGGTTGCAGAGTTGAATCAATTATTTATCCGTCTCAAACTTGCATTTGAACGTAATAAACGTTTTGCAGCTGACGCTGCACATGAATTGCGCACACCGCTCGCTGCTTTAAAAACACATGTTCAAGTCGCATTAAAAACTGATAATGATATCGATCGCAATAAAGCTTTGCAGAAAGTCATTGAGAGTGTGGATCGAAGTTCACATGTTGTCGCACAACTTCTCACGCTTAGCCGATTAGGTGAAGAAGATGCACTAACTGATGTTAAACCGATGGATTTACATAAAATTGCAACAGAAATTATAGCCTACCTCGCAATGCACGCGCTCGAGAAAAATATTGAAATTGAGCTCGCCCCTGCCCCGAGCGATTCACTTATTATTGGTAATGATACTGGCATTGGCATTTTAATTCGGAATGTCGTGGATAATGCCATCCGCTACACTCCCACAGATGGCTCGGTCAAAGTGCTCATTATTGATACGGGCACCCAGGTTATTTTACGCGTCATTGATACAGGCACGGGCATTCCGCTTGAATTACGCGAAAGAGTTTTTGAACGTTTCTATCGTATTTTAGGTACGAAAGCATCCGGTAGCGGTTTGGGACTTGCGATTGTTAGTCAAATTGCCAAGCTTCATCACGCTAAAATACGACTCTCGACCCCAACCTCAGGCAAAGGCTTGCAATTCGATGTAGCATTTCCTAAATATCATGCTTAA
- a CDS encoding DUF47 family protein, producing the protein MLKRFLPRQENFFKFFEQAADKLVLAATEFSNMLQDLERHEYYVNLIAKHEKEADDIAYTNFELLHRTFITPFDRHDIHNLTGTLDDIIDLINRIAQRFPFYDLKSVPEEMVTLSKLSIEAVTHLKKAIYSLHSLKNSANILHHCNEIDRVESQAHQVVLAGEKRLFSEENDFKQFFKLKEIYAHTKLVINRCQDVANILKGIVLEYS; encoded by the coding sequence ATGTTAAAACGCTTTTTACCGCGGCAAGAAAACTTCTTCAAATTTTTTGAACAAGCTGCTGATAAACTAGTCTTAGCTGCAACCGAATTTTCCAACATGCTGCAGGATCTTGAACGACATGAATACTATGTCAATCTTATCGCCAAGCATGAAAAAGAAGCGGATGACATTGCCTATACCAACTTTGAATTATTGCATCGCACCTTTATCACCCCTTTTGATCGTCACGACATTCACAATCTAACGGGCACGCTTGATGATATTATTGATCTCATCAACCGTATTGCTCAACGGTTTCCTTTTTACGACTTAAAATCTGTACCAGAGGAAATGGTCACTTTATCAAAACTTAGTATCGAAGCTGTAACACATTTAAAGAAAGCAATTTATTCCCTTCACTCTCTCAAAAATTCAGCCAACATTTTGCATCATTGCAATGAAATTGATCGAGTTGAAAGTCAAGCGCATCAAGTTGTCTTAGCTGGAGAGAAACGATTGTTTAGTGAAGAAAATGATTTCAAACAATTCTTTAAGTTAAAAGAAATTTATGCTCACACCAAGCTTGTGATTAATCGTTGCCAAGATGTTGCCAATATCTTAAAAGGCATCGTGCTCGAGTACTCTTGA
- a CDS encoding inorganic phosphate transporter encodes MEATLTLVIITICLALFFDFLNGFHDAANSIAAIVSTRVMKPHWAVLFAAFFNFIAFLFFGVHVATTIGTGLVDPSVMTTDIIFSALLGAIFWNIITWYYGLPSSSSHALIGGLLGASIAHAGTAPLNWWGISKVLAAIVISPLLGMLMGMILVVITTRIFFYSNPHRVEGIFSKLQFLSSAFISLGHGSNDAQKTMGIIAILLFSAGLLGSEFYVPAWVVILCNFVIALGTCFGGWRIVKTMGMRITKLKPVTGFCADTASAFTLALATILGIPVSTTHTVTGSIIGVGSINGFSAVRWGVARNIVWAWVLTLPASGCVAAAIWGITRLMHLQVSLVAAPI; translated from the coding sequence ATGGAAGCGACCTTAACGTTAGTTATTATTACCATCTGTCTCGCATTATTTTTTGATTTTCTTAACGGTTTTCACGATGCTGCCAATTCAATTGCAGCGATTGTTTCAACACGGGTGATGAAACCGCATTGGGCAGTTCTCTTTGCTGCTTTTTTTAACTTTATTGCTTTTTTATTTTTTGGCGTCCATGTTGCAACGACTATTGGTACAGGGTTAGTGGACCCAAGTGTGATGACCACGGATATTATTTTTTCCGCCCTCCTCGGTGCAATTTTTTGGAATATTATTACTTGGTATTACGGATTACCGTCTAGTTCGTCTCATGCCCTGATTGGGGGGCTGTTAGGCGCAAGCATCGCTCACGCAGGCACTGCACCGCTTAATTGGTGGGGGATTAGTAAAGTACTTGCAGCGATCGTCATTTCCCCCTTGCTAGGAATGCTAATGGGAATGATCTTAGTCGTTATCACAACGCGGATTTTTTTCTATTCTAATCCGCATCGAGTAGAAGGTATTTTTTCCAAACTACAATTTTTATCCTCAGCCTTTATCAGTTTGGGTCATGGTAGTAATGATGCTCAAAAAACCATGGGTATTATTGCTATCCTCCTTTTTTCTGCGGGTTTACTAGGAAGTGAATTTTATGTTCCAGCGTGGGTCGTTATTTTATGTAATTTTGTAATTGCATTGGGAACTTGTTTTGGCGGATGGCGTATTGTCAAAACGATGGGAATGAGAATTACAAAACTAAAACCAGTTACAGGGTTTTGTGCCGATACTGCAAGTGCATTTACCCTAGCCCTCGCCACGATTCTCGGCATTCCTGTTTCCACGACCCATACCGTCACCGGTTCAATTATTGGAGTTGGTTCCATTAATGGCTTTTCGGCTGTACGCTGGGGTGTAGCAAGAAACATTGTATGGGCATGGGTCCTGACTTTACCAGCATCAGGATGCGTAGCAGCTGCTATATGGGGCATCACCCGATTAATGCATCTTCAAGTTTCGTTAGTTGCCGCTCCCATTTAG
- a CDS encoding patatin-like phospholipase family protein — protein sequence MTIQNLVFSGGGAAGCAFGGAIMGLAEQPNFSFADIKVVAGSSVGAIAALIVSLNYTPVQASAKIEQLNLQKLRDGGPKLSQAYRLMNHYGRFKGNALFHFILDILAEKTNRDDPENITFADLKKMGFKDLHVVTTKLYKENGNPIGKEKIFSYAKTPDTSVASAILASTAAPIYFARVRFKKLAKGKYILDKKGDLYNDGGILNNYPINLFDKPPFTDAPGTPNAQTLGLALLYADEIHKEEKPVKTIIYDKSPIDYAKGIINGLLRKQQIESVTRKENLERTIQIDRLNVRLDNFDIGDEIKQQLIISGRKAVSDYFKTYHLETKKLNNIVALPPKFSLFRYFKPANDPVFGYEEKTEKEIKEEKLSASQMGLD from the coding sequence ATGACGATTCAAAATCTTGTATTCAGTGGTGGCGGTGCTGCAGGTTGTGCTTTTGGAGGCGCAATTATGGGCCTAGCCGAACAACCTAACTTTTCTTTTGCAGATATCAAAGTCGTAGCGGGTTCATCTGTTGGTGCGATAGCAGCGCTTATTGTGTCTTTAAATTACACACCAGTGCAAGCAAGTGCAAAAATAGAACAGCTTAATTTACAAAAACTACGGGATGGTGGCCCTAAACTCTCGCAGGCTTATCGATTAATGAACCATTACGGTCGATTCAAAGGAAATGCCTTATTCCATTTTATTTTAGATATTTTGGCTGAAAAAACCAACCGGGATGATCCGGAAAATATTACTTTCGCGGATCTGAAAAAAATGGGATTTAAAGATTTACATGTCGTGACAACAAAATTATATAAAGAAAATGGCAATCCCATAGGCAAAGAAAAAATATTTTCTTATGCAAAAACACCTGATACATCAGTTGCGAGTGCAATTTTAGCATCAACGGCTGCCCCAATTTATTTTGCACGCGTCCGTTTTAAAAAATTAGCAAAAGGAAAATATATATTGGATAAAAAGGGCGATCTTTATAATGATGGTGGTATTTTAAATAACTATCCTATCAACTTATTCGATAAACCTCCTTTTACTGATGCGCCGGGTACACCTAATGCACAAACTTTGGGATTAGCATTATTGTATGCTGATGAAATTCACAAAGAAGAGAAGCCGGTCAAAACGATCATTTACGATAAAAGTCCCATTGATTATGCTAAAGGAATTATTAATGGTTTATTAAGAAAACAACAAATTGAATCGGTAACTCGCAAAGAAAATTTAGAACGTACCATTCAAATCGATCGTTTAAATGTAAGGCTTGATAATTTTGATATTGGGGATGAAATAAAACAACAATTAATAATCTCCGGACGAAAAGCTGTAAGCGATTATTTTAAAACGTATCATTTAGAAACAAAAAAATTAAATAATATCGTTGCCCTACCTCCAAAATTTTCTTTGTTTAGATATTTCAAACCTGCCAATGATCCTGTGTTTGGCTATGAAGAAAAAACAGAGAAAGAAATAAAGGAAGAGAAATTGTCTGCTAGCCAAATGGGTCTTGATTGA